The Thalassotalea sp. HSM 43 genome window below encodes:
- the recC gene encoding exodeoxyribonuclease V subunit gamma: MFYIYPANRMEDLLTLFIKIRHLKPLPILAKEVVMVQSQGLQHWLNMEVANANKISMNSDFVLPAQYLWKLLRNLCEDKFPEQTPYSREVLSWRIDNLLQSERVLADERCRDANIYWQDDLACQPLKRYQLACQLADLYEQYLIYRPEWLSSWRDGKAIADSDHLFAKTEQWQMAIWQHLQQEISYDPQDLLTIAEQQIDDLKHLLPRRVSLFGINALAPMWLQFLDLLSEHIDVHVFHLNPCFEFWGDIQTDKALAKQQYLQHIGKWPETIESSEGINPLLANLGQQGREFLSLLHNINNIEIPLYDELYETSEESPEGDVSLLLRLQKDILTLHDKRQSPQAIVDDSVVITSAHSALREVQGLHDYLLQLFNDDPQLTPKDVIVMCPQVESYAAYIDSVFVRGWEDVGEGVPPLPCSIADRISKESEPLVHAFSELLSMADGRYSVASILSLLQLESVQQRFSIHAGDIDKVSDWLQKAHIYWGLDAEHKKHLLESNQQTDQFTWQQGLSKLIKGFAFVDQDMLLDESVVLANVEGNDAVLLGKIILFLEQLQVMQRLLNSKKTPNQWFEFLTNQVQRLFAPSDRDYGLEIINNALAQLQEYAEQATYQTPIELNVIREFLNQHFSQPDPGRQFMIGQITFCSMMPMRSIPFKVVAVLGLNDGEYPRQRTPLGFDLMQLSDAKAGDRSRRGDDKYLFLEAMISARQHLYLSYQGRDIKNNNERQPSIVLRELMEYLHAAYKWDISDASSSQLRQLPLQAFAKENYIASTRFPSFDKNWLALTKLDSVPEQQQEASSALSNVTIAETLAVDDLIRFYQHPCRYFARQQLKLMFNETNTLIEDVEPFAADGLSRYLFMGEALQLSLQGDVSQNLALQKEFAIKSGEFPDIPTTPETMQEWQQQMLSFALSIEQHLAPSLQRETVNPDQPDNIGQQQLVLCVDAKDSLSDHKTLDDAGDTLALQLDANIATFDVADSLVCVDYRHASLKGKDLVRLYLNHLFACVKHPDKNVTSYGYYFSQGKQDKEDKLNIATLSAVDNAKQVLSQWVATYITGQHQALLLDPEIAFKYMINRQKFSDKMPVQSVFSKAWKKDDFGYNSGFSDDPYIDYFFPECPDIERIWPDLIDHFRPLFQHLQLQNVSLTQVNDVEERF; this comes from the coding sequence TTGTTTTATATATATCCGGCAAATCGCATGGAAGATTTGCTGACTCTGTTTATAAAGATTCGACATCTCAAGCCATTACCTATATTGGCTAAAGAAGTGGTCATGGTGCAAAGTCAGGGCTTACAGCATTGGCTTAATATGGAAGTTGCAAACGCCAATAAAATCAGTATGAACAGCGATTTTGTGTTGCCTGCACAGTATTTGTGGAAATTATTGCGCAACTTGTGCGAGGACAAATTTCCTGAGCAAACGCCGTATTCCAGAGAAGTTCTCAGCTGGCGAATAGACAACTTATTGCAATCTGAGCGGGTATTGGCTGACGAACGCTGTCGTGACGCCAATATTTATTGGCAGGATGATTTAGCTTGCCAACCTTTAAAGCGCTATCAATTGGCGTGCCAGCTGGCGGATCTATATGAGCAGTATTTAATTTATCGACCAGAATGGCTGAGCAGTTGGCGTGATGGAAAAGCCATTGCCGATAGCGATCACTTGTTCGCTAAGACCGAACAATGGCAGATGGCAATATGGCAGCATTTGCAACAAGAGATCAGCTACGATCCGCAAGATTTATTGACCATTGCTGAACAACAAATTGATGACTTAAAACACCTGTTACCTAGGCGAGTTTCCTTGTTTGGCATTAATGCGTTGGCGCCGATGTGGTTGCAATTCTTAGACTTGTTATCTGAACATATCGATGTGCACGTGTTTCATTTAAACCCGTGTTTTGAATTCTGGGGTGATATACAAACCGACAAGGCGTTGGCGAAACAGCAGTACTTGCAGCATATAGGCAAATGGCCAGAAACCATAGAAAGCAGCGAAGGCATTAATCCATTGTTGGCTAATTTAGGCCAACAGGGGCGCGAATTCCTTTCTTTGTTGCACAACATTAATAACATCGAAATCCCGCTTTATGATGAACTTTACGAGACCAGTGAAGAGTCACCCGAGGGGGATGTGTCGCTATTATTGCGACTGCAAAAAGACATCTTAACGCTGCATGATAAACGCCAATCACCACAAGCAATCGTTGATGATTCGGTTGTCATAACCAGCGCACACAGTGCTTTGCGAGAAGTGCAGGGGTTACATGATTATCTGTTGCAGTTGTTTAATGATGATCCGCAATTAACGCCAAAAGATGTGATTGTGATGTGCCCACAAGTCGAGTCTTATGCGGCCTATATTGATTCGGTGTTTGTGCGTGGCTGGGAAGATGTCGGCGAAGGTGTACCCCCTCTGCCATGTTCTATCGCTGATCGCATCAGCAAAGAAAGCGAACCACTGGTGCATGCGTTTAGCGAATTGCTGAGCATGGCTGATGGTCGTTATTCTGTTGCCTCTATATTGTCGTTATTGCAATTAGAAAGTGTGCAGCAGCGTTTCTCGATACATGCAGGCGACATTGATAAAGTCAGTGATTGGTTGCAAAAAGCACATATCTATTGGGGCTTAGATGCCGAGCATAAAAAGCATTTACTCGAATCAAACCAACAGACGGATCAGTTTACCTGGCAGCAAGGTCTTAGCAAGTTAATAAAAGGCTTTGCGTTCGTTGACCAAGATATGTTGTTAGATGAATCTGTGGTGCTCGCTAATGTCGAAGGTAATGATGCGGTTTTGCTCGGCAAAATTATTCTGTTTCTTGAACAACTTCAGGTGATGCAGCGCCTTCTAAATAGCAAGAAAACACCGAATCAATGGTTTGAATTTCTCACTAATCAAGTGCAACGACTATTCGCACCGAGTGACAGAGACTACGGTCTTGAAATCATCAATAATGCGTTAGCGCAATTGCAAGAATACGCCGAGCAGGCAACATATCAGACGCCTATTGAGTTAAACGTCATACGAGAGTTTTTAAATCAGCATTTTTCTCAGCCAGATCCTGGGCGACAGTTTATGATTGGCCAGATCACTTTTTGTTCGATGATGCCGATGCGTTCCATTCCATTTAAGGTGGTTGCAGTACTAGGCCTAAATGATGGCGAGTACCCTCGACAACGTACCCCGCTTGGCTTTGATCTGATGCAATTAAGTGATGCCAAAGCCGGCGATAGGTCTCGACGTGGTGATGATAAGTATTTGTTTTTAGAGGCGATGATCTCGGCACGGCAACATTTATATTTAAGTTATCAAGGCCGAGACATAAAGAACAATAACGAGCGCCAACCATCGATCGTGCTTAGAGAGTTGATGGAGTATTTACACGCGGCCTACAAATGGGACATTTCTGATGCAAGTAGCAGTCAACTGAGGCAATTACCGTTGCAAGCATTTGCTAAAGAAAACTATATTGCCAGTACTCGATTTCCAAGTTTCGATAAAAACTGGTTGGCGTTAACCAAACTCGATTCGGTGCCAGAGCAACAGCAAGAGGCGAGTTCCGCCTTGTCGAACGTCACTATCGCGGAGACTTTGGCTGTTGATGATTTAATCCGCTTTTATCAACACCCTTGTCGTTATTTTGCCCGTCAACAATTAAAGTTAATGTTTAATGAAACCAATACCTTAATTGAAGACGTTGAACCGTTTGCTGCTGATGGCTTAAGTCGATATCTGTTTATGGGCGAGGCGCTGCAGCTGTCATTGCAGGGCGATGTTAGCCAAAACCTCGCTTTGCAAAAAGAGTTTGCCATCAAATCAGGAGAATTTCCTGATATACCGACCACACCTGAAACCATGCAAGAATGGCAACAGCAAATGCTCAGTTTCGCATTGAGTATTGAACAGCATTTGGCGCCATCGTTACAGCGAGAAACGGTTAATCCAGATCAACCAGATAACATTGGCCAGCAGCAATTAGTGCTCTGTGTCGACGCTAAGGACAGTCTTAGTGACCACAAAACGCTTGACGATGCAGGGGATACTCTGGCGTTACAGCTTGACGCTAACATAGCAACGTTCGATGTTGCAGACTCGCTAGTTTGTGTTGACTATCGACATGCCAGTTTAAAGGGCAAAGACTTGGTGCGCCTCTATCTAAATCATTTATTTGCCTGCGTTAAACACCCTGATAAAAATGTCACCAGTTATGGTTATTATTTCAGCCAAGGCAAACAGGACAAAGAAGACAAGCTCAATATTGCGACTTTATCTGCGGTGGACAATGCTAAACAAGTATTAAGTCAATGGGTGGCGACGTACATCACAGGGCAGCATCAGGCGTTGTTACTCGACCCTGAAATCGCATTTAAATACATGATAAACAGACAGAAGTTTAGCGATAAAATGCCTGTTCAAAGTGTCTTTAGTAAAGCCTGGAAAAAGGATGATTTTGGCTATAATAGTGGCTTTTCCGACGACCCTTATATTGACTATTTCTTTCCAGAGTGTCCTGATATTGAGCGTATATGGCCTGACCTTATCGATCATTTTCGTCCTTTGTTTCAACACTTACAATTGCAAAATGTCTCGTTGACACAAGTGAATGATGTTGAGGAGCGGTTTTAG
- a CDS encoding DUF4870 domain-containing protein, protein MPHATSGNDMFKLEGRTIAIISYLTIVGWVIALIFHGQNPSRFSAFHLRQSLGMFLTWVILSFIPVIGWALAIPLWILWGFGLYYACSNQLTFIPLLGKLFDDSLNSLIRRRAV, encoded by the coding sequence ATGCCACACGCAACATCAGGCAATGATATGTTCAAGCTAGAAGGGCGAACCATTGCCATTATTAGCTATTTAACCATTGTTGGTTGGGTGATCGCGTTGATTTTTCATGGGCAAAACCCGTCTCGTTTTTCGGCATTTCATTTACGCCAATCTCTGGGTATGTTTCTTACTTGGGTTATTTTAAGCTTTATACCGGTTATAGGCTGGGCACTTGCCATTCCATTATGGATCTTATGGGGTTTTGGCTTGTATTACGCCTGTTCCAATCAACTTACCTTTATACCATTACTTGGCAAGCTGTTTGATGACAGTCTAAATAGCCTGATTCGACGTCGAGCCGTTTAA
- a CDS encoding DUF2982 domain-containing protein, which produces MTEDKTIYIHPLARRNRLFLMTVGSLLLGFCLLLDLLFWQAYKLQLIILNMAALIVFLVGYLKHLQPKVSYTITPEWLSYHHSWGQWRLPWHSIRRVGEINVQLHMQALHLPFVGIALSDVSHLANSISPRLANKLIHEQKNLLITAVKAELITQQQAIICFEPFRINGQRITGPIAAFLHQCTVLQSAYGFHLYLPQDSFDRELPSFIALLQQCQRYSSTKA; this is translated from the coding sequence ATGACTGAAGACAAAACAATCTATATCCATCCGCTAGCGCGACGAAACCGCCTGTTTTTGATGACAGTCGGCAGTTTGTTACTGGGTTTTTGTTTGTTGTTAGATCTGCTCTTTTGGCAAGCCTACAAACTGCAATTGATCATACTTAATATGGCGGCATTGATTGTGTTTTTAGTCGGTTATTTGAAACATTTACAACCTAAAGTCAGTTATACCATCACACCTGAGTGGCTTAGTTATCATCATTCATGGGGCCAGTGGCGTTTACCATGGCATTCGATACGTCGTGTCGGCGAGATTAATGTACAGCTTCATATGCAAGCGCTGCATCTGCCTTTTGTTGGCATTGCCTTATCTGATGTTAGCCATTTAGCTAATTCAATATCGCCTCGTTTAGCGAACAAGCTTATTCATGAACAAAAAAATCTACTTATCACCGCAGTAAAAGCCGAACTAATAACTCAGCAACAAGCGATTATATGCTTTGAGCCTTTTAGAATTAACGGGCAACGAATAACTGGCCCGATTGCGGCATTTTTACATCAATGTACCGTATTACAATCTGCGTATGGATTTCATTTGTATTTACCCCAAGACAGTTTCGATCGAGAATTACCATCATTTATTGCGTTGCTACAGCAGTGCCAGCGTTATTCATCAACAAAGGCGTAA
- the fghA gene encoding S-formylglutathione hydrolase translates to MEKLSDIKCFSGQQLRYKHDAATLNCEMTFSIFLPSQATQKSVPVLYWLSGLTCTDENFVTKAGAQQFAEKYQVAIVAADTSPRGDNVKDDAQGAYDFGLGAGFYVTATEPGYAQHYNMYDYIVDELPALINAHFPVDGKRAAIFGHSMGGHGAITIALKNSDKYKSVSAFAPICSPMRCPWGQKALTGYLGDKQDTWQQYDSCYLIEHSNKVLPLLIDQGSADNFLVEQLKPELLQQACAQANYPLQLRMQQGYDHSYFFISSFIEQHIAFHAEHLSSLD, encoded by the coding sequence ATGGAAAAACTAAGTGACATTAAATGCTTTTCGGGTCAGCAATTACGCTATAAACACGACGCCGCAACACTAAATTGCGAGATGACGTTCTCGATCTTTTTACCTTCGCAAGCGACTCAAAAGTCTGTGCCGGTATTATATTGGCTGTCTGGGCTTACCTGCACCGATGAAAATTTTGTTACTAAAGCAGGCGCGCAACAGTTTGCTGAAAAATATCAAGTCGCTATTGTCGCTGCTGATACCAGTCCAAGAGGCGACAATGTTAAGGATGACGCGCAGGGCGCTTATGATTTTGGTTTAGGTGCCGGCTTTTATGTTACCGCGACCGAGCCAGGCTACGCGCAACACTACAATATGTACGACTACATTGTTGATGAATTGCCAGCTTTGATTAATGCACATTTTCCCGTCGACGGCAAACGGGCTGCTATTTTTGGCCATTCTATGGGAGGCCATGGGGCGATAACGATCGCCTTGAAAAACAGCGATAAATACAAGAGTGTCTCGGCGTTTGCACCAATATGCAGTCCAATGCGTTGCCCTTGGGGACAAAAAGCATTGACGGGCTATTTAGGTGACAAGCAAGATACTTGGCAGCAATATGACAGTTGCTATCTTATTGAGCACAGTAATAAGGTATTGCCATTACTTATCGATCAGGGCAGCGCGGATAATTTTTTAGTTGAACAATTAAAGCCTGAGTTATTACAACAAGCGTGTGCACAGGCAAATTACCCGCTGCAACTGAGAATGCAACAAGGCTATGATCACAGCTATTTCTTTATTAGCAGCTTTATAGAGCAACATATTGCCTTCCATGCTGAACATTTAAGCTCATTGGATTAA
- a CDS encoding S-(hydroxymethyl)glutathione dehydrogenase/class III alcohol dehydrogenase encodes MKTRAAVAFAAGKPLQVVEVDLQGPQAGEVLIELKATGICHTDAFTLSGDDPEGAFPAILGHEGAGVVVDVGPGVTSLKPGDHVIPLYTPECRECDFCLHPKTNLCQKIRSTQGQGLMPDGTSRFSLDGQPILHYMGCSTFSNYTVLPEIAVAKIRKDAPFDKVCYIGCGVTTGVGAVAFDAKVEPGSNVVVFGLGGIGLNVIQGAKMVGANKIIGVDLNENKASLAKQFGMTHFINPSKVDNVVDAIIELTGGGADYSFECIGNVNVMRQALECCHKGWGESWIIGVAGAGQEIATRPFQLVTGRSWRGSAFGGARGRTDVPKIVDWYMDNKINIDDLITHTMPLDDINKAFDLMHQGKSIRSVVLYDEK; translated from the coding sequence ATGAAAACCAGAGCTGCCGTAGCATTTGCTGCCGGAAAACCATTGCAAGTTGTCGAAGTCGATTTACAAGGCCCGCAAGCCGGTGAAGTGCTTATCGAATTAAAAGCGACAGGCATATGCCACACCGACGCATTCACCCTGTCTGGAGATGATCCCGAGGGTGCCTTTCCTGCTATTTTAGGCCATGAGGGCGCGGGTGTTGTGGTTGATGTCGGTCCTGGTGTGACATCGTTAAAGCCCGGTGATCATGTTATTCCGCTCTATACACCCGAATGTCGAGAATGTGATTTTTGCCTTCACCCTAAAACCAATTTGTGCCAGAAAATCCGCTCTACTCAAGGGCAAGGCTTGATGCCAGATGGCACCTCGCGCTTTTCGTTAGATGGTCAACCGATTTTACATTATATGGGCTGCTCGACTTTTTCTAATTACACCGTGTTACCAGAGATAGCGGTTGCAAAAATCCGTAAAGATGCGCCGTTTGATAAGGTCTGTTATATCGGCTGCGGGGTGACAACCGGCGTTGGTGCTGTGGCGTTTGATGCCAAAGTTGAACCCGGTAGCAATGTTGTCGTATTTGGTCTCGGCGGTATTGGCCTTAATGTCATTCAAGGCGCTAAAATGGTCGGCGCGAATAAAATAATTGGTGTCGACTTAAATGAAAACAAGGCCTCGTTAGCCAAGCAGTTTGGCATGACTCATTTTATTAACCCAAGTAAAGTCGACAATGTCGTTGATGCCATTATTGAGCTAACCGGCGGGGGAGCAGACTACTCATTTGAGTGCATTGGCAATGTGAATGTCATGCGCCAAGCGTTGGAGTGTTGTCACAAAGGTTGGGGTGAGTCTTGGATTATCGGCGTTGCCGGTGCAGGGCAAGAGATTGCAACCCGTCCGTTTCAATTAGTGACGGGCCGAAGTTGGCGTGGTAGTGCATTTGGTGGCGCTCGCGGTCGTACCGATGTACCAAAAATTGTTGATTGGTATATGGACAATAAAATCAATATTGATGATCTGATTACTCACACAATGCCATTAGATGATATTAATAAAGCGTTCGATTTAATGCATCAAGGCAAATCGATACGATCCGTTGTTTTGTATGATGAGAAATAA